From the Mesorhizobium koreense genome, the window GGTTGGCGTAGGCCTGGTAATAGTTCGGGTTGAGCTTGATCGCCGTATCGAAGTCGTCGAGCGCGTCGCGATACTTGCCGGCACGGCCGTAGGCCGACCCGCGGACATTGTAGGATTCGGGGCTGTTCGGATTGCGGTTGATGACGGCCGTCAACGAGCCGATGTTCTCCGCCGAGCCCTGTGCGGGGTCGACATTGTACATCTGTTCCGGCGCGCTCTGGCATGCGGCAAGCCCGAGCATCGCAAACAGCGCGACGGCAATACCCGCCTTGCGTGACGCCGAATGCCTGCTATCTGCGAAATCCGCCATTCCGTCAGTTCCTCATCTGCCGCTGAAGCGTGTCGCGATCAGATTCGCCCCATACGTTTCAGGTTCTTGATTTTACGCATATCTCCCGACTTTTGAGAGACATGCTTTAGTTCTGCTTACGGGATACCATCAGAAGCGGCGATCTCAAATAGAAAGGCGGCCGCGATTGCCGATCGCGCCGCCTCCAGTATCCCTTGAAAAGGTCGAAATATGGGCGCTTAGCGCGCTATCGCCTTGGGGCCGGCCACGAGGCCTTCCCGCTGCGCGCGCTTGCGTGCGAGCTTGCGGGCGCGGCGAACGGCCTCAGCCTTCTCGCGGGCGCGCTTCTCGGACGGCTTCTCATAATGTCCGCGCATCTTCATTTCGCGGAAGATGCCCTCGCGCTGCATTTTCTTCTTGAGCGCGCGAAGCGCCTGGTCAACATTGTTGTCGCGGACGAGTACCTGCACGTGTGATCCTGTTTCCGAGCGAGTTGCTGCTGTCTTCTGCCCAGCACCAAGGCTTTCGCGGCGCACCACCGTCGCGAATAGCGGCGGCTGTTAGCAGAATGAGCAAGGAATGTCGAGCGAAAAGCGCGGGATTGCGCAGTTTTTGCAAAGACGCATCCATCAATCGAAACAGAACGATCCGATGAGGGATCGTCGAGTCAGGTCATCAGTTTCAGCCCGTTGACGATCTTGTCCACGATCTTGCGTTCGCCATGCAGGCCGAGCCCCACGAGATCGAGATCCGCAGCGTTGGTGACGGCAACAGAAGCGCGGTTTTCGGGGTCGCTGCTCGTCGTGAACAGCGGGCGTGTATAGAGCGTGAAGCCTATGCCGCGCGACATTGCCCGGTCGTAGGTGCGGCGCATCGTCTGCCCGTCGGCGGCGAAGACGAAGATCGGTTCCCGTACGAGCGGCAGGTAGGCGTTGCCGTCGGCGTCACCATAGGGTTCACCGGCAAGTTCCGGATAGCTGTGCATGAGGCCGCCGGTCAGGAAGGCGGCGACGTTGACTTTCTGCCAGGCAAGAAGACCGTCGAGCAGGACGAGAGCGGTTTTGGTAGGATAGATCATGCATCCATCCTATCTGTCGGGTGGAACACGTCTTGAACGATCGTGCAGGCCATGCCGGAAGATTTCATCCTGACCGACGAGCCGGCTCCCGGCGTCCGGCGCCTTGTCGCCGGGTTCCAAGGTCACGCCTATGATCCGCATCGGCACGAAACCTATGCGATCGGGCACACGCTTTCGGGCGCGCAGGCCTTTCGCTATCGCTGCGTCGGCCGGGTAAGCTCCGCCGGGGAGTGCATGGTGATTCATCCCGACGAGGTTCATGACGGCCACGCACCCGCCGCGACCGGTTTTCGCTATCGCATGGTCTATGTCGAGCCCTGGCTGATCCACAGGGCGTCAGACGGTCATGGCGGCCTTCCCTTCGTGCCCGAGGTAGTGGCATCCGATCCGGCGCTTTCCGCGCTGCTGGAGGAGATGTTCGAGGATTTCGGGCGGGGTACCGAAACGCTTGCATGGGACGAATATATCGCGCGTCTCGCAGAACTCCTGATGGGGAGGAGCGACAACGGCGAGACCGTGCGAATCATGGCTTTGCCGGAAGCCGAGGTGGCGAAGGCACGCGCAATGATGAGCGACGAATTTGCGCGGCCGCTCAACTCCTCCGATCTCGAACAGGCAACCGGCCTCGACCGTTTCGAGCTCGCACGCGCCTTTCGTCGGCTCGCTGGTACCTCGCCTTACCGTTATCTGCTCGGCCGTCGCCTGGAAGCCGCGCGGCGCGCCATTCTTTCCGGTGAGGAGATTTCGCATGTGGCGGCCGGCGTTGGCTTTGCCGATCAGGCGCACATGACGCGGCATTTCAAGGCGCGTTACGGCATCACGCCTGGTCGCATGGCGGTGCTGGCGCGCGGCCGGACATGAAAGAGGCCGCCGGGGCATTCGGTGCAAAGCGGCAAACACCGTCGCAAACAGCGCAAGGCCGATCCGGCCTTTTCGGTACAGGGGCTGTGGTGCTACACGTCGCTCCGGACGAGGCAGCAGGGCGGAGAGGCCATGCGCAAATATTCTATTTTCGCGATCGCGCGCGAGGCCATGCGCGGGAACAAGGGCTGGGAGGAACAATGGTCCTCGCCCGAGCCGCGCGCGGAATACGATGTCATCATCGTGGGTGCAGGCGGGCATGGGCTCGCCACCGCCTATTACCTCGCCAAGGAACACGGCATCACCAATGTCGCGGTGCTGGAGAAGGGCTGGCTCGGCGGCGGCAATACGGGCCGCAACACCACCATCATCCGATCCAACTACCTCTATGACGAATCGGCCGGTATCTACGACCATGCGGTGAAGCTGTGGGAGGGGTTGAGCCAGGACCTCAACTACAATGTCATGTATTCGCCGCGCGGCGTCATGATGCTGGCGCACAACGTCCACGACATCCAGGTCTTCAAGCGGCATATCCATGCAAATCGGCTGAACGGCGTCGACAATGAATGGCTGACGCCGGAACAGGCGAAGGAATTCTGTCCGCTGCTCAATATCTCGAAGGACGCCCGCTATCCGGTGATGGGCGCCGCCTTGCAACGGCGCGGCGGCACGGCGCGGCACGACGCGGTCGCCTGGGGCTATGCGCGGGCGGCCTCGGCGCGCGGTGTCCACATCATTCAGAATTGCGAGGTGACGGCCATCCGGCGCGGCCCGAACGGCCATGTCACCGGCGTCGAGACGACGAAGGGACCGATCGGCGCGAAGAAGATCGGCGTCGTCGCGGCGGGGCATTCCTCGGTGCTGATGGAGATGGCCGATGTGCGCATGCCGCTAGAAAGCTACCCGCTTCAGGCGCTGGTGTCGGAACCGGTGAAGCCGTGCTTTCCCTGCGTGGTCATGTCGAATACGGTGCATGCCTATATCTCGCAGTCGGACAAGGGCGAACTCGTCATCGGCGCGGGCACCGACCAGTACATCTCCTATTCGCAGACGGGCGGCCTGCACATCATCCAGCATACGCTGGACGCGATCTGCGAGATGTTCCCGATGTTCTCACGCATGAAGATGCTGCGCTCGTGGGGCGGTATCGTCGACGTGACGCCGGACCGCTCGCCGATCCTCGCCAAGACGCCGGTGCCGGGACTTTACGTCAATTGCGGCTGGGGGACCGGCGGCTTCAAGGCGACGCCAGGCTCGGGGAACGTCTTCGCCCACACCATCGCCAACGACAATCCGCACCCGATCAACGCGCCCTTCACGCTGGAGCGTTTCCGCACCGGCCGGCTGATCGACGAGGCGGCGGCCGCCGCCGTGGCACATTAGGCAAAAGAAATGCTTCTGATCCGCTGCCCCTATTGCGAGCAGGAACTTCCCGAAATCGAGTTCCGCAATGCCGGCGAGGCGCATATCGCCCGGCCGGCCGACATAGCGAATGAAAACGACGACGATTTCGAGAAGCATTTCTTCATCCGCACCAATCCCAAGGGGATCATCTACGAACGCTGGCGGCATGTGCATGGCTGCGCGCGCTTCTTCAACGCAGTGCGCGATACCGTGACCGACAGGTTCCTGCTGACTTACAAGGCCGGTGAGAAGAAGCCGAAGAGAGTGCCGGGGGTGGGCAAGCAATGACTGCGTCTTTCCGCCTTGCCAATGCCGGCCGACTCGGCCGCGGCAAATCCGTCCGTTTCAGCTTCGACGGCAAGGAATATGCGGGCGTCGAGGGCGATACGCTCGCTTCGGCGCTGCTCGCCAACGGCGTTCATCTGGTCGGGCGCTCGTTCAAATATCATCGCCCGCGCGGCATCCTGTCCGCCGGCGCGGAGGAGCCGAGCGCGCTTGTCGGCATCCATCGCGATGCGGCGAGGAAAGCGCCCAATATCCGCGCCCCCGTACAGGAACTCTATGAGGGGCTGACAGCCGTTTCGCAGAACCACTGGCCGTCGCTCTCCTTCGACGCTGGATCGGTCAGCGACCTCGTCTCGCCGCTGCTTTCCGCCGGCTTCTACTATAAGACCTTCATGTGGCCGAAAGCGGCGTGGAAGTCGCTCTACGAGCCGAAGATCCGCGAGGCGGCGGGTCTCGGCGTGGCACCCGATCAACCCGATCCGGATCATTATTCGGCGCGCTATGCGCATTGCGACGTGCTGGTCGTCGGTGGTGGCGTGGCTGGTCTGGCGGCAGCGCTGGCGGCCGCTGAGACGGGCGCGCGCGTCATCGTCTGCGATGAACAGGCCGATCTGGGCGGCGCGCTACGCTACGAGCAGGGCGCGACTGTGGACGGCCAGCCGGGCTGGGAGTGGGCGCAGGCAACTGTCGCCAGGCTCGCCGCGAAGGATAATGTGCTCCTGCTCACCCGCACCACGGGCTTCGGCTACTATGCGCAGAATTTCGTCGGCCTCGTCGAGCGCGTGACAGACCATCTCGCCCAGCCGTCAGTCGACCAGCCGCGCGAGCGGCTCTGGCAGGTACGGGCGAAGCGCGTCATCCTCGCCACGGGCGCCATCGAACGCCACATGGTGTTCGGCGACAATGACCGGCCGGGCGTCATGCTGGCTTCCGCGGCGCGAACCTATCTCAATTACTACGGCGTCGCCGTCGGTTCGAATGTCGGCGTGTTCACCGCCAACGACTCCGCCTATTGGGCGGCGATCGATCTGAAGAAGGCCGGGGTGAATGTTGCGGCGATCGTCGATACACGCGACAACCCGAGCGGGCCGGCCGTCGAGGAGGCTCGCGCGCTCGGTATCGAACTCAATCTCGGGCGCACGGTGATCAGGACGAACGGCCGGCTGCGCGTTTCCTCCATGGTGGTGCAGGCCAAGAAGGGTGGGCCGGAGCGCACCATCCGGGTCGATGCGCTTCTGATGTCAGCGGGCTGGACGCCGTCGGTTCATCTCTTTTCGCAGTCGCGCGGCAAGGTCGCGTTCAACAAGACGACCAACCGCTTCGTGCCCGGTGACTATGCGCAGGCCTGCGTTTCGGTGGGGGCCTGCAATGGTACGGACGGGATCGACCCGTCCGTGGCGGAAGCTTTCGCGGCGGGCGAGAAGGCTGCTAGGGAGGCCGGCGCCAAGGCGCGCAGGCTGTCGCGGCCGAAGGCGGAGACGAGCGAAAGCTGGTCGCGCGGGATGGCAGGAGCCGCGCCCGGCGCCGGAGCCGATGCGAAATCCAAGGCTTTCGTCGACTTCCAGAACGACGTGACGGCCAAGGATATAAGGCTCGCGGTCGGGCAGGGCATGCACTCGATCGAGCACGTCAAGCGCTACACCACCAACGGCATGGCGACGGACCAGGGCAAGACATCGAATTTGCACGGTCTGGCGATCGCCGCCGAGATGCTCGGCAAGACGATGCCGGAGGTCGGGCTCACGACCTTCCGGCCGCCCTATACGCCGGTCACCTTCGGCGCCATCGTCAATCATTCTCGCGGGAGCCTATTCGAGCCGACGCGCAGGACGCCGATGCACGACTTCGCGGTGGCGCGCGGCGCGGTGTTCGAGGATGTCGGGCAATGGAAGCGCGCCTGGTATTTCCCGCAGACCGGCGAGGACATGCACGCTGCCGTCAACCGCGAATGCGTCACGGTGCGCAAGGCGGCCGGCATCTTTGATGGCACGACGCTCGGCAAGATCGAGGTGGTGGGGCCGGACGCCGCCACCTTCATGGAACTTCTCTACACCAACCCCTGGCAGAAGCTCGATCCGGGCCGTTGCCGCTACGGCATCATGCTCAGGGAAGACGGCTTCATCTATGACGACGGTGTCGTCGGACGGCTGGCGCCGGATCGCTTCCATGTGACCACGACGACGGGCGGCGCGCCGCGCGTTCTCCAGCACATGGAAGATTATCTGCAGACGGAATTCCCGCATCTGAAGGTGTGGCTGACCTCGACCAGCGAGCAGTGGGCGGTGATCGCCGTTCAGGGGCCGAAGAGCCGGGACATCATCCAGCCCTTTGTGGAAGGCATCGACATTTCGGACGAGGCGTTGCCGCACATGTCCGTGCGGGAAGGGAAGTTCTGCGGCGTGCCGACGCGGCTTTTCCGCATGTCGTTTTCCGGCGAGCGCGGCTTCGAGATCAACGTGCCGTCCGACTACGGCCCGGCGGTCATCGAGGCGATCTGGAAGCAAGGCCAGAAGCACGGCGCCTGCATGTACGGCACCGAAACGATGCACGTGCTGCGCGCCGAGAAGGGCTACATCATCGTCGGGCAGGACACGGACGGAACCGTCACGCCGGACGATGCCGGGCTCTCCTGGGCGGTCGGCAAGAAGAAGACGGATTTCGTCGGCATACGCGGCATGAAGCGGCCGGACCTGCTCGCCAAGGGGCGCAAGCAGCTTGTCGGGCTGAAGACGAAGGACCCGAAGACCGTGCTGGAGGAAGGCGCGCAGATCGTCGCCGATCCGCGGCAGGCGATCCCGATGACCATGATCGGCCATGTGACTTCGTCCTACTGGTCGGAGAATTGCGGACGCTCCATCGCGCTCGCGCTGGTCAAGGACGGGCGCAGCAAGATTGGCGAGACGCTTTACGTGCCGATGCCCGACCGCACGATCGAGGTCGAGGTGACGGGTACGGTATTCTACGACGAGACGGGAGCGCGGCTGAATGGCTAAGGCTGCTGCAAAAGCGCCGGCGGAGGCTGTGGCGCGCACGTTCGTGCTCGAAGGCCGGGAAAAGAAGACATCGCGCGTAGTGGTAGAGCCGGCCGGCCCGGCGCATCGCGTCTCGCTGAGGGCGCCAGCGGAATCGCTTAGCAGCCTGTCGCGGGCGCTCAGCGTCAAGCTGCCCGAGGAACCCATGGGCTCCGCTTTCGGCAAATCCGGCGATTTCACCGGCAAGGGGGGACGTTCTGCCCTTTGGCTCGGCCCGGACGAATGGCTGGTGATCGACACCGCTGGTAACGACCCCATGGCCGATTGCGCTAAAGCGAAGGCGCTTCATTCGGCGACCGATATCTCGCACCGGCATGTCGCGATCGACGTATCCGGGGCGGGCGCGGCGGACGTGCTCAACGCCGGCTGCCCACGCGACCTGTCGCTTGCGGCGTTCCCGGTCGGCGCGGCGGCGCGCACGGTGCTGGGCAAGGTCGAGATCGTGCTTTTGCGGACCGGCGAGGATGCGTTCCGCGTCGAGTGCTGGCGCTCCTTCTCCGACTACGCCTTCACCTTCCTCGCCGAAGCGGCGCGGGATGTTTCATAACCATGGGAACCATCGCGTGCTAGAAAGGTTTTTCGCTACACATCGCGAGGAACCAGAACATGGCAGGCAAGCCCGACATTCCCTCCGAGAAACCTGGGAAGAAATCTTCCGCGGTGCGCTCCTACGAGAAGGAAAAGCGCCGCAAGGAAAACGAGGACGAACTGGAGGAAGGCCTGGAGGATACGTTCCCGGCCAGCGACCCGGTTTCCGTCACACAGCCGACTACACCGGGAAAGCCGAACGACAGGTAGGCGCCTGGCCGTGCGTCCTTCGAGGCTCGCTTTGCTCGCACCTCAGGATGAGGGAGGCTGGAGTTCCGCAGCCCTAACCTTTGATGCCTCTTGCCCTATGCTTGCGTCCCAGAATTGAGGCAGCGGGCTAGGCGCAGTGGTCCTCATCCTGAGGTGCGAGCGAAGCGAGCCTCGAAGGACGCACCACCTGAATCCCGGCTACTGCGTCATTCCCCGCTGTCGATCCGTTCCACCGCCAGCCCCGCCAGGAGCTTGACCGCCTGACCATAGGTGCGGGCCTTTTCCGGGTTAGAGGCGTTGCCGTCGAGCGCGCGCTTGTAGACGCCCTGGCAGATCGCGGCGAGGCGGAAGAAGGAAAAGGCGAGATAGAAGGTCCAGTTGCCGATGCCGGCAATGCCGCGCCGCTTGCAATAAAGCTCGACATACTCCTTTTCCGAGGGCAGGCCGATTGCGGCGCGGTCGATGCCGCCGAGGCCCTTGAAGCC encodes:
- the rpsU gene encoding 30S ribosomal protein S21; translation: MQVLVRDNNVDQALRALKKKMQREGIFREMKMRGHYEKPSEKRAREKAEAVRRARKLARKRAQREGLVAGPKAIAR
- a CDS encoding DUF2000 domain-containing protein yields the protein MIYPTKTALVLLDGLLAWQKVNVAAFLTGGLMHSYPELAGEPYGDADGNAYLPLVREPIFVFAADGQTMRRTYDRAMSRGIGFTLYTRPLFTTSSDPENRASVAVTNAADLDLVGLGLHGERKIVDKIVNGLKLMT
- a CDS encoding AraC family transcriptional regulator codes for the protein MPEDFILTDEPAPGVRRLVAGFQGHAYDPHRHETYAIGHTLSGAQAFRYRCVGRVSSAGECMVIHPDEVHDGHAPAATGFRYRMVYVEPWLIHRASDGHGGLPFVPEVVASDPALSALLEEMFEDFGRGTETLAWDEYIARLAELLMGRSDNGETVRIMALPEAEVAKARAMMSDEFARPLNSSDLEQATGLDRFELARAFRRLAGTSPYRYLLGRRLEAARRAILSGEEISHVAAGVGFADQAHMTRHFKARYGITPGRMAVLARGRT
- a CDS encoding sarcosine oxidase subunit beta; this encodes MRKYSIFAIAREAMRGNKGWEEQWSSPEPRAEYDVIIVGAGGHGLATAYYLAKEHGITNVAVLEKGWLGGGNTGRNTTIIRSNYLYDESAGIYDHAVKLWEGLSQDLNYNVMYSPRGVMMLAHNVHDIQVFKRHIHANRLNGVDNEWLTPEQAKEFCPLLNISKDARYPVMGAALQRRGGTARHDAVAWGYARAASARGVHIIQNCEVTAIRRGPNGHVTGVETTKGPIGAKKIGVVAAGHSSVLMEMADVRMPLESYPLQALVSEPVKPCFPCVVMSNTVHAYISQSDKGELVIGAGTDQYISYSQTGGLHIIQHTLDAICEMFPMFSRMKMLRSWGGIVDVTPDRSPILAKTPVPGLYVNCGWGTGGFKATPGSGNVFAHTIANDNPHPINAPFTLERFRTGRLIDEAAAAAVAH
- a CDS encoding sarcosine oxidase subunit delta; the protein is MLLIRCPYCEQELPEIEFRNAGEAHIARPADIANENDDDFEKHFFIRTNPKGIIYERWRHVHGCARFFNAVRDTVTDRFLLTYKAGEKKPKRVPGVGKQ
- a CDS encoding sarcosine oxidase subunit alpha, translated to MTASFRLANAGRLGRGKSVRFSFDGKEYAGVEGDTLASALLANGVHLVGRSFKYHRPRGILSAGAEEPSALVGIHRDAARKAPNIRAPVQELYEGLTAVSQNHWPSLSFDAGSVSDLVSPLLSAGFYYKTFMWPKAAWKSLYEPKIREAAGLGVAPDQPDPDHYSARYAHCDVLVVGGGVAGLAAALAAAETGARVIVCDEQADLGGALRYEQGATVDGQPGWEWAQATVARLAAKDNVLLLTRTTGFGYYAQNFVGLVERVTDHLAQPSVDQPRERLWQVRAKRVILATGAIERHMVFGDNDRPGVMLASAARTYLNYYGVAVGSNVGVFTANDSAYWAAIDLKKAGVNVAAIVDTRDNPSGPAVEEARALGIELNLGRTVIRTNGRLRVSSMVVQAKKGGPERTIRVDALLMSAGWTPSVHLFSQSRGKVAFNKTTNRFVPGDYAQACVSVGACNGTDGIDPSVAEAFAAGEKAAREAGAKARRLSRPKAETSESWSRGMAGAAPGAGADAKSKAFVDFQNDVTAKDIRLAVGQGMHSIEHVKRYTTNGMATDQGKTSNLHGLAIAAEMLGKTMPEVGLTTFRPPYTPVTFGAIVNHSRGSLFEPTRRTPMHDFAVARGAVFEDVGQWKRAWYFPQTGEDMHAAVNRECVTVRKAAGIFDGTTLGKIEVVGPDAATFMELLYTNPWQKLDPGRCRYGIMLREDGFIYDDGVVGRLAPDRFHVTTTTGGAPRVLQHMEDYLQTEFPHLKVWLTSTSEQWAVIAVQGPKSRDIIQPFVEGIDISDEALPHMSVREGKFCGVPTRLFRMSFSGERGFEINVPSDYGPAVIEAIWKQGQKHGACMYGTETMHVLRAEKGYIIVGQDTDGTVTPDDAGLSWAVGKKKTDFVGIRGMKRPDLLAKGRKQLVGLKTKDPKTVLEEGAQIVADPRQAIPMTMIGHVTSSYWSENCGRSIALALVKDGRSKIGETLYVPMPDRTIEVEVTGTVFYDETGARLNG
- a CDS encoding sarcosine oxidase subunit gamma, which encodes MAKAAAKAPAEAVARTFVLEGREKKTSRVVVEPAGPAHRVSLRAPAESLSSLSRALSVKLPEEPMGSAFGKSGDFTGKGGRSALWLGPDEWLVIDTAGNDPMADCAKAKALHSATDISHRHVAIDVSGAGAADVLNAGCPRDLSLAAFPVGAAARTVLGKVEIVLLRTGEDAFRVECWRSFSDYAFTFLAEAARDVS